TTGGGGATTCTATTGTTTGTAACCAAAGGATATTGTCAAGAAAAACGCCTAAGTTAAATTTCCAAACACTGCTTCACGGATGCCTCTAATGTTCTTCTCACAGATGTCAGTTCTTAAATAAGAAATGTAGCCGCCTCCTTGCCACAGATGGCTCCTTTTGGTTTTATGGCACTCAAATATCACAGGAActtaaagagagggagagagggagagaggggagagagacagagacagagagacagagacagagaaaaggaaaacctgCCTGGAGGATTAAAATCAGGTAATCAATAtttacaaaggagagagagagagagagagagagagagagagagagagagagagagagagagagagaatatgaatgaatgcatgcatttgGGCGggccagtcttagcaggactggAAAGTCGCGTATGTGAGGAGCTGTTGATTGTTTTCTGGCTGAGAGAAGTGAAGATAAGGCCGGCATAAAGTAAGCGCGGGCCGGGGCGGGAGCCCGGCAGCTGTATGCTAATGTTCACAGAAACCCAGCCTCCGCGTCCCCCATTAAAGCAGGCGACCAGGAGGCCACACATCACTGAACAAATAGGCTCTCTctagacaaataaaataacacacgTTGGcctgcttgggggtgggggtggagaagcAAGGAGTGGGGGAAGAtcgagggaggggaaaaaagaagagtggaagagggtagagaaggaggaggggacagaggaagaacACGATGAAGGACAGtgatgggaaaggggaaaggcGTTGTCAAGACAGAAACACTCAGGCAGAAGGGGGcttagagagaaggggagagggacacGATAACCAAGAGAGAGGTGGTGGatagggtggggagatggggaaagaataCCAGGAAGGAGGGACGGAGGAGGAAGGGATAAAACAGTCAAAAGAGGctgaagaaaggatggaaggtgTTCCAAACGGGAGCGGGGTCGAAGCAAACTCCGAGGACAAGTTGTGAGAAAAGGCCTGACCCAAGGGCAGAGCAGGCCCAGGCCAAAAGTgcccctcagcctcccagtggGTGGTGGGGTGTAGGGTGTTGGCAGTGGGGTCGCCAGAGTTTGGCTCCGCTTCTGTGGGTTCATTTTCAGACACCGGGGGGGtgcgggggaggggtggaggggactcTGCATCCAGGCCCATTGTCACCGGGTTCGGCTCTAGCTGAGACATTCCCACATTCTCGCTTTGCAAACGCCCCTCTTGCAGCCCAGGGTCCAATCACCCCACGTCCCCCCTTCCAGTCTCTATCCGGTGCAAAACACAAACAGCCCTAAGGGCACTTCAGTGAGTGTGTGCGGTGGCCCGACGGCCCACTGGTGTGTAGGGAGGGTGGATAAAAGCGGTTTCCCCATAATGGACGCGCGGCAGATTGCGGGGCCCTGGGctctggaggggaggggacactCGAGCGCGTCCCTCCCGCGCCCGGCGCCCGGCGCGGCCTCGCGGCTTCACCCTTGTTCGATCTCTTTCATGCACTCTCCTTTTGTGTGGAATTATTTAAACGGGAGATCCGTGGCAGCTTTATGCTAATGTGTCGAACAAAGGCAGCGGCCTATGGGGCGGGGAGGCCCGGAAGGTGCCCAGAGGCCGAACTGGGCCCGGAGGGGCGGCGGCATCCCGCCTGCGCGTGTCTCTCGCGTGCTCCTGGGACTGACAAGACAACCCTTCATTCCAGCAAACACAAAGCTTCTGCACTCTGGGTCCTCCAGGACCTGGCGGTGGGTATGGAGCTGTGAGGCGCAGTGCCTTCGAGTCGTGTCCTGTGGGAACCGGAATCCGTGTTTTGGAGCTTCTGTTAAATTCAGAGAGCAGGTTTCAGCAGAACCGCAGAGAGAATACTAGGGACACTCGCCCCGACACACACAACCCTGGTGTCTCCAGAAGCTCTCCCTGCACGGCGAGGCCAGAGACCCCTGACTTCCTGCTGAGTGGTCAAAGCTCAGCTCTAAATTTCCAAAGATTGTACTCAGCACCCAGATACCCAAATTCTAGAAACTCTCAGAGGCCTCAACTTTGTCTCGGAGCAGTGCTGGTGGTCAGTGTGTCCGCATGCTTGCCTGGACGGCAGCTGCAGCCGCAGGAAGAGATGATGAGAGCGAGCACCGCCGGCCTCCAGCTCTGCAGCGGTAGGAGCCGGTACCCACCTCCCATTCAGCAAGGACAAGAATTGGAgaggcggcgggggggggggcggggagtgTCTCCCCCCAAGCGGTCCATGAAGGAAGAGGAGTCCTCACTTGATGTCCACTTGGGACACTTCTATGCCCAGCCTCCCACTGACTCCCGTTAAGGCCTCCTTAAAGAAGGCAAAGTCAAGGTTTCTCCACCACCGCTCCCGCATCCATTATCCTGAAGCATAGTGTGGAGATGCAGGCCGCGGGCGAGCTTGGCTCTTCCCAGGGGAAGACACTTCGCAGGAGTAGGAGTTCTGGTCCCTGCAGGCAGACAAATTCTGAGAAAATCCTGAAGACCTACTACCACCGGTGCTGGACAGCACCTGCTGGGGTAGCTGGTGCGAGCACGTGTCCGAGTGCACAACCTAAGTGTTCCAGACTTTCcaagtttccatttattttaactGTACCGGCGTGAAAAATATCCACTGAATATCTGCATAGATTTCCCTGACTAAATCAAGAGCCCTGTTTGAATTTCCTCGTACaaggtttttgcttgtttgttttgtttttttcaattgttGGTCATatgcacccccacccacccaacatacatacacaccttcTTTATACAGATATtagtgggttttctgtttgtaagAACTCACTAGGCAACGAACTCTTCCGGTAGCCTTTTGAATAAAAAGAGTGTTACATACGCAAGACTAAATATCCTGATGGGGGTAGCCCATCCAGCCCCGCCCCATTATTCCACAACCCAGATGGGATTCgtgattagaaaataaaattggccAAAGCTGTCTCggaatctccctctctccccctctctctcttctaatTTCATCAGTAGTATTAATCAGCGCTcaaaagagcaaagaaacaaCAGTAATTTTCAGATCGAAACATTCATGAATTGTAATTCATTTTGGGATTTCTAACTTTTTAAAGACTAGCATTCATCAcagcattttataaatttttctcgcttcagttggtggtttaaaaaaatcataagacaCAAAATCATAAGACTTCTTTCATCTGAGTTAACTCACCTTAACAACTGTCCCCATTACAATTTATTACTCAAGTGGATtctgttgggaaaaaaaaaaaaaaacaataacccTGTATTTAATTTCCAAGCCAGGGTATTTTCAGAGGGAAACCCCAAAACAATTAAATGCCTTCAGTGGAATTTAATCTTAAATCAAACTCAGCAAAAATCTAGGTTCACTGCAAGAAAAAATGTTTCTCTCACTTTGAGTAAAGTGACATTTTCGCCACAGCTATGACATTTGATGAGTCTTGGCTATTCTCTGGTGACGGACTTCATAGGGATCTACTCCTTTCCCAAGAAAAGCaatcttttgtgtttcctcaggCCTGGGCAGGGAAGAAATCCCTAGACAAGTTGCCAGGTCTGGGTCCAAATCCGGCgttgagtgtggtgtgtgtaccaGGGTTGTCCTTCCTTGTTGTCTCTTCCCAGTGGCACGGGGGAAAGCGGCTGGTCCTCTCAGGCTGCAGGCTCCCTCTGAGGACAGATtggccacccccacctccccccacccccggcagcACGCGTCTCTTTTGCGTCCAGATTGGCCGCGACCCGCGCTCAATAGCGGGAGGTTAATTTCCTTCACAAAGGTGAAGGGGGCACGGCTCCGGGGGGGCCCGCGCCCAGACAGGCGGTTGCTTTATTCCGCAGCGCCTTGATTGGAGCCCTTGATTTAGCATCTGATGTCAACCCGCAGACAAAATGCCCGCTCAGAATGAAAATGCATGAGGGTGCGCAGAGGGTGGAAACCAACTTCACCGTGCGTGGCCCGCTTGGGTCAACTCCACAGGCGTTGCCTACTCCCTGGACAACCAGAAGGCTCCTGAAGCCGGGGTCCGGCCCTGGCAAGGATGTCAATCCCCCCAGCTTAGGGATATTAGGGAAAGGAACTTCAGACATTTAAGTTCCTTTTGGAAGCCAGCCAGCAGGCCAGGGCTGCAGCCCCGCATCCGGGGATGATCGAAAACGTGCTATGCCAACAGTTTCTCCAACTCGAGGGAAGCCTTGCGAGGCCCGCCGGCAGGCAGGCTGAGCCTGCGAGCCCAGACGCCGCACTCTACCGAATGCTGCAGGCTCAATGTGTAGACTCTCGGAACCTCCGGGTCCCGCGGCCAGGGCACCGGCTGGCCACTGGCTGTCCGGACTTGAGTAGCGCGTTCCCCTTGCGGATGATTTTCCATACAGTGCGCGGGGCTCCCGCGCCCTTCTCCCGCCGCAGCCGTGGCCCTCGGGtcgcccctgcccccaccccatcagCGCGCCCAATTTCCCCTTGGGCTCCGGCTCGCGGATTGAACCCTCCTGACATATTTGGGGCCATTCTTCTCCTTTGTTGCTATTTAGCTCGCGACCCGCGGGTAATCCCCGCGCGGGAGGGGGGCGCACATTGTCGTGCTGATGGACGGGCCCATTTGGCGGCTCCGCGCCCCCCGGAGGAGACACACAAAGCCCAGGCACGTGCGCCTCCCCATAGAGGAGCAGCAGACCGTGAAGGGAGGCGGGGCCGGGCGTGTGCCTGGGCCAGGCAGGGCGGCGGCGCCGGGCGCGGCGGGGCAGAAGGGGCGGCCGAGGGGGGCGCGCTGGGGCCCCGCGCCTCAGGTACATCTGCCGCACCTACCGGGCGACCCTCGAGTCCCGGCCCCTTTTTGCCGCTCCGTCGCCCTCCCGCCCTCGTCGGCGGAGGAGCTGCGGACGCGCTGATTGGCTCCGGGGGAAGCGGGAGGCGAGAACAATGGCCCCCTCCCCCAGTTAAAAGGGAGCGGCGCCCCGGCCCGGGGACAGGGACGCGTGTGCGGAGCGCAGAGCCGGGCCAGCAGCCGCGGGCACCGCGCGAGTCCCGAAGCCGCCGCGTGCAGGCGATGGGCTGGGGGCACTGAGGGCCGCCAGGGCCAAGCACGGAGGTGGGACCCAGCCAGTGCGTCGTCGCCCTTTGCACCGCGCCAACATGCCCCGCGGGTTCCTGGTGAAGCGCAGCAAGAAGTCCACGCCCGTGTCCTACCGGGTCCGCGGCGGCGAGGACTGTGACGCGCGCTGCTGCTGTCACCCGGCTGCGGGGCGCCCGCGCCGAGCCCCGGTGCCCAGCCCCGGGCCGCTACCGCCACCTCCGCCGCCGGCGCTCGCCGAGCGCGCCCATGCTGCGCTCGCCGCCGCTCTTGCCTGCGCGGCGGGCCCACCGCCACCCCCTCCGGGGCCGCGGGCCGCGCACTTCGGCAACCCGGAGGCTGCGCACCCCGCGCCTCTCTACAGCCCCACGCGGCCGGTGAGTCGCGAGCACGAGAAGCACAAGTACTTCGAGCGCAGCTTCAACCTGGGCTCGCCGGTGTCTGCCGAGTCCTTCCCCACGCCCGCTGCACTGCTCGCAGGGGGAGGCGGCGGCGCCAACGGCgctggcggcggcggtggcggcacCTGCGGCGGAGACGCGCTGCTCTTCGCGCCCGCCGAGCTCAAGATGGGCACTGCGTTCTCCGCCGGCGCCGAGGCGGCTCGGGGTCCTGGGCCCGGTCCTCCACTGTCCCCCGCCGCGGCCCTGCGGCCCCCCGGCAAGCGACCCGCGGCCCCTGCGGCTGTCGCTGCAGAGCCTCCCGCCAAGGCAGCCAAGGCCCCGAGCGCCAAAAAGCCTAAGGCCATCCGCAAGCTGCACTTCGAGGACGAGGTGACCACGTCGCCGGTGCTGGGGCTCAAGATCAAGGAGGGTCCGGTGGAGGCGCCGCGGGGCCGCGCGGGGGGCGCGACCCGACCCCTGGGCGAGTTCATCTGCCAGCTGTGCAAGGAGGAGTACGCCGACCCGTTCGCGTTGGCGCAGCACAAGTGCTCGCGCATCGTGCGCGTGGAGTACCGCTGCCCCGAATGCGCCAAGGTCTTCAGCTGCCCGGCCAACCTGGCCTCGCACCGCCGCTGGCACAAACCGCGGCCGGCGCCCGCGGCGGCCCGCGCTCCAGAGCCAGAAGCCGCCACCAGGGCGGAGGCGCGCGAGGCTgcgggcggcggcggcagcagcgaTCGGGACACGCCGAGCCCTGGCGGCGTATCCGAGTCAGGCTCCGAGGACGGGCTCTACGAGTGCCACCACTGCGCCAAGAAGTTCCGTCGTCAGGCCTATCTGCGTAAGCACCTGCTGGCACATCACCAGGCGCTGCAGGCCAAAGGCGCGCCGCCGCCCCCgccgcccccgccgccgccgccgccgccccctgCCGAGGACATCCTGGCTTTCTACGCGGGGCCCGACGAAAAGGCGCCCCAGGAGGCCTCGGGCGACGGCGAGGCGGTCGGCGTGCTGGGCCTGAGTGGGGCCACCGAGTGCCACCTGTGCCCAGTGTGCGGGGAGACCTTCCCCAGCAAGGGCGCCCAGGAGCGCCACCTGCGCCTGCTGCATGCTGCCCAGGTGTTCCCCTGCAAGTACTGCCCGGCCACCTTCTACAGCTCCCCGGGCCTGACGCGGCACATCAACAAGTGCCACCCGTCTGAGAATAGACAGGTGATCCTCCTTCAGGTGCCCGTGCGTCCGGCCTGCTAGAGTGCGCCCTCGGTCCGGGCCCCTAGAACTGTGCCTTCACTTGGAGACCCACAAAGAGAGCGCGCGCCCCATGCCTGATCTGGGGGACCCCTACCCCCAATCCGGGATTAAAGTGTCGTCTTCGCTTCTCTTGGTGTGGCGTGACGGTAACCCTGGTCTTCTCGCTGTGACTCCTTTGGACCCCACCCCCTTTGCGTTGTGTCCCCTACCCCCAGCCCCTTGGCGCAACAGGAGTCCGTCTCTTTCTGtacaggggagaaaaaaaatgctgtataCGTTTGTCTCGTGGTTGGACGCCTCTCTTTGAGGGGTGAAGCTGTTTTCTTGCTAGTATTCACTGTGTTCATGGTCTAGAAAATGCGGTTTGCTCTGCCTACCAATCTCTGCTCTCAATGTCTGTAGCGTACGGGTTGTTTTGGGTGAATCTTGAGGAATAAATGCCTTTATATTTCACAGGCTGTAAATTGAACTTCCCACACGATTAGCTTTATTATGGCTTGTGAACTGCTGGAGTCTGGCTTTACCTTTTTGTATGTGAACAAATCAAATTGCTTAAAAAAGAGTTTTCTTTAGTATAGCCACAAATGCCTTGACCTGTTGTCTGTTGGGGattgttttttgggggtgggaggagtttTAACGAGATGCTGTAGTAACTGCCTTAGTATTTCACGGAAGACTTTTGGTTTGATCATCTTTGTTGAGGTAGAACTATTGAGTTCCCTTTACGTGTATATGTTGATTTATGCCtaattgttatttattctttatttatttatattaattatgaaGATTATGATATTATTTGATTGcagattcttctctctttctttttccttttctttctttctttctttttttttctttttttctttttttttttgtgagcttTCCCCTGCCACCTTTGACATTTCACTGTGCATTTTAGGAAAGAACCTTTTTGCTAGAGGGGTCTGCTGAAAGTTTTTAACTTTTCTATCTATCGAGGGAATTACAGACAACGTACCATTTTATTCTGCTTGAGGGGCCCCAAGGCCCTTGTACAACCGACAGCTCTTACTTTTAAATGCAATCTCTTTTCTACatacattattttcttaattgttagcTATTTATAGAAAGCTTCGATAGAACTGTTTCAACTGTATAAATATTTactattcaaataaaatattttcaaagtcaaAATATTGTAGTCTTGTTTCAGCATCCAGTAGTTCCCTCCAAGGAGGATCTAAAGTAGATGGTAAATGGTGCGTTTTAGTGGTTTCTTAAAAGCACCCTTATTCCTATGGTCAGAAAAAGTCCACCCCTCTCACAATAGTCAGGGATTTTTCACAGCTGAACTTGCCTGTCCTAGATTCTGCCCCTCCTGACGGAAATGTACTGGATGGTGAGTTAGAGCCAGCCACGCACAGCACAGCAGCTCACGCACAGCAGCTTTTCAGGTGCATCTAAGCAGACAAGAGAAGCTGCCCTCTGCACAGCAGATACGGGAGCCCCACCTCAATTTATGATATCCTTCCCTTGTCTGTAATCTGGTGATAGCCATTCCTCAAATAAAGTGAGGGGGATTTTTAATTATTCTAAAGGACCAAGtaggagaaagcagaaaatatagATATGGGTGTAACACAAGTTCAGCAACTGGATTTAGAGAGAGGGCTCTAAATAAGTTTCCAGTCAGGTAAGTCATCcacagggcacaggagcaggggagagggagtgaaCACCATCTGTTTGGGGTATTAAATTTAATAACAGGCAATTACAATGTTTTCCGTTATTTGTCACTCAGCTCTTTGAAGAAGGGTTCTGCTGATCACCCACGGTATTCTGGAAAGTGCGATTAAGGAGCAGAGCCACACGGCACAAACGAGTGTGCCCTGGGTTTTGTGTCGCTCTTACCTTTTCCCTACGCATTAGAGTTCCAAAGAGAAATATGAGATTTAAGCTGTGAGGATCTCCTGAGAAGAGCTGTGatggggtgggaagggaacaAGGAATTCGGAAGGAAATATGGAGTCTTTAAAGCTGTCCCTCTGAACCACCCCATCCAAGCTACAGGGCAGTGTGTGGGTGTTCAGTGGCAGTAGATTTTTTTCACGTGAAGTCTACTCCCGCTTGACAAGACCTGTTTCTGGGAACAGCAGCTGCTCTCTGCGCTGGCCTCATCATGTTCGCCTAGACCACAGGGTGTGAGCTCACCACCACTCATCTTTACATGCAAATATGACTTCCTCGTTCCTGAGTGGTCCTCTGTCTACTGAGGAAATTGTTCTAGTCGAGCAGATATATTACTTCTCCAAAATAAAAGCCAGAGTTCTGTTTGTGGGTGAGAGCTTCTAAGTGAAGCTGCACAGGAAACAGATGTCTGATGTTGCCCCCCGAGGTGCAGACGAAGACCATTGGTGGACTAATTTCGAAAGAATTCAAGTTAGCATAATATTCTACCACTAGGAAGtcactcttcctttcttcaaGCTTCCTCAGAGAGTGGAGAGTTCTTTACAGTGGCTGAGGTCACTCCAATATTGGGAGGTCATTAGTGGAAGCCAGTTCATCATTTCCCCGCTCATACCACAATCGATGAGAAAATAAGGGGTTAGAGTAACAACCTGGGTAAAGAGGGAGGAGccaaaagagggaaaaataagaTCGCTAGCCcagttctttatttctgtttagaccgagcaaaacaaaaaaggaagggtATTCTGAACTGCTTTGGACCCAAAGTGAGCGTGTTTCTGGAACAGCGGAGAGGCACCAAGTTGCCCCCTTTTCTTGCTGACATCGTCGTCCCGAGGCCCAGAGCAGCGTACCCTGTCATTCACAGGTTTTTCGGCTCTGGGGCTGGAACAGTGGGAGCTCTAAAGGGAACCTGAGCAGGGACACTGCTGGGAAAGTCTGCTGTGGGAAGCGACGCCCAGGCtacaaatccttccttccttggtaGCACCATGGACAGAGGAAATCACACCTATCAGCTGCCCAGAAGGCCCGGCAGTTTTGGTCTAAAAGGAGACTGGTTGGACTCAAGCCCTGCCAGAATAGTCCAAGACCTCTTAGTCCAAGAAAATAGATAATTCTGGAGGAGTTTCTTCTTACAAAGAAGGGGCCCTAGTGACGGTTGTTCAGGCTCTGTAGCTTTCGTCAGTCTCACTTGGATTCCTCTAGGCTCTGTGTTAACCTGAGGTAGCCTTAGTGAAAGATTCCACTAGTGAGGCTTGGGGTGTATGCACCATGGGGGAACTCAGGGAGCATTCTAGAGTCTGAGAGATCAAAGACAGAACAGACCCCATAGGGGTCCACTGTTTTTTACACAGGAGGCAACATCTTTGTCTCAACTGTTGGCCCCTGTGACATCTAGAATTTGCTATAAACTTGGCACAGGCTTAGTTTAGTTTGAACAAAAGTTGCCATCTTCAAACAATTTCCTGGCAATTATCATCTGTTAGCTTGTTACATGGCCACGTTCAGATAGAATTTTTAACACCACAGCTAGCGGAAGCTGTAAGGTTTGGTAGATGAAGCTACAAGCTGTGGGACTTTTCAGAAGAACACAGAGCCGCAGAGAGAAACCTGTGGGATGAATTAACAACATCCAATGGCCCAGATTCTGTCTAATCAGCACAATAGCGGTGGCCTAAAGGCTTCAGACTTTAACCTTAAAGCTGTGTTCTGGTGAGAATTCAAAAATGAATAGATCGAAAAGTGAGAGGGAgcgggagagagaaagaagccaaatgTATCTGTGAGCGTCACCTCATCCGCTATTTAAGAAGTGCTTGTCTCTTCCTGTCGGACCTGCAGCATGCAGTGAGAATGGCCACGGTGAAGGCTGCTGTGCTCACCACTCCCGAGGTGTATATCAGGAGTCAGAACGGACACAGCAGCAACAGAAGCTCAGAAATGAGGGGCCTCCCTCAAAGAGTACGGCATGGCCCTAGAATGCAGCAGACCCAGGCACTCTCACAATGGAAGACCAGCCCAGCCACTGCTGGGAGTCCTGGGTCCCTGCATCTCAGAGATCAAccttctctgccactgagccaggCAGAGTTTCACAGCAGCTATGGTTCATGTCGTCAGAGAAACCATACTATGTGACTCTGGTGGgtggaggagttttttttttttttttttaaccaggtaGTCTTGGGAAGTCCTGTCTTCTTCTAAGGTCGTTAAGGAAATAGTAGCTCAGTAATTTCTAACATCTTCATCCTGTACAACTGACTACTGGTTTTGATTCACAGAGGCTACTGGCCAGAGGAGCAGGTTTTCTGAAGAACAGCAAGACCTGTTTCTTTGAACATATTCTTTATGAGGACTCACAGGGACAAGCTACTTGAAATTATACATATGCAGTGCTGAAAGCAACAGGGTCCAAGGAAAGGTCTCAGCAAGGGACCCATGATAGACATTTGGGGCGGGGGGGGTCAATTTTGCATAGagatgagaggaaagagaggtcTGGCTTGCCGAGTTACCCTCACAACTATTTCGGATGGTTTTTATTCTCCCAGTTTGGATTTTATTATCCTGGTAAAGGCCCTAGACTGATATACTTCTCCAAATCAGAGAACAAACTGAGCACATGACTTAAAGCCAGTTCACATATTTTAATGAACCCAAACATTCACCCCTTCATCTCCTAAGCCGCAAGTGTCTGTCATCCTTTGTCTAGCAGATACTTTTGTTGTGGGCACTGTGGAAATTGGGGCTGACTGTCCGGGCTGTGTGCACTCCCTTCTGTATGGCGAGCAGATGGGCTATAGGGTGAGCACATTCACGCTCTGTCTTGTTTGAAGAGTTCTGAGCTGTGTGGTCTCCCTGGTGGCATTTCCACACAAAGCATTGGTacttctgttttcagttttggattgtttttttcttctgctaAACCCATTGCATTAAGGCCACACTAGAGGGACAAGCCATCCCAAGCTGCAGTGAAACTTCTAGAATGTTCGTGGCAGTAGGAGTACTCTCAAAGGCCTGACTGTGAAGAACCGGTGTTTGAAGCACATCGTTGTCACACCCTGCCACACCAGCGATGCTTCCGAGAGGCCGTCTACATGGTTCTCATTGATTTACCACTGCATCTGTCTGGTATCAGACATTCATGGGTCCTCCCATTTGTCCTGAGCCAGTAGGCCGAGCACAGTGTAGCAGGGAGACGACACCGGAAACTTCAACCTTAATGCAGCCGATCTCCGCTTTCACTCATCAAAGAAGGTCATTCATTGAGCGCCACATCTGCTTTGTCTCTGctgcacacagagacaaagtgcAAGGTCCTCTTCGCGAACACCACAGCCCGATGACGGTCACACCTGAGGCTGTCAGAATGAGCAGAGTAAGCCAAGATGCTATTGTATGTTGAACTTAATAGGGCACTGCGAAGGCATTAGTGCAT
The DNA window shown above is from Rattus rattus isolate New Zealand chromosome 5, Rrattus_CSIRO_v1, whole genome shotgun sequence and carries:
- the Insm1 gene encoding insulinoma-associated protein 1, whose protein sequence is MPRGFLVKRSKKSTPVSYRVRGGEDCDARCCCHPAAGRPRRAPVPSPGPLPPPPPPALAERAHAALAAALACAAGPPPPPPGPRAAHFGNPEAAHPAPLYSPTRPVSREHEKHKYFERSFNLGSPVSAESFPTPAALLAGGGGGANGAGGGGGGTCGGDALLFAPAELKMGTAFSAGAEAARGPGPGPPLSPAAALRPPGKRPAAPAAVAAEPPAKAAKAPSAKKPKAIRKLHFEDEVTTSPVLGLKIKEGPVEAPRGRAGGATRPLGEFICQLCKEEYADPFALAQHKCSRIVRVEYRCPECAKVFSCPANLASHRRWHKPRPAPAAARAPEPEAATRAEAREAAGGGGSSDRDTPSPGGVSESGSEDGLYECHHCAKKFRRQAYLRKHLLAHHQALQAKGAPPPPPPPPPPPPPPAEDILAFYAGPDEKAPQEASGDGEAVGVLGLSGATECHLCPVCGETFPSKGAQERHLRLLHAAQVFPCKYCPATFYSSPGLTRHINKCHPSENRQVILLQVPVRPAC